GCATGAAGGCGTTCGTGGACAACCCGGAGCAGTGGGAGACCTACAAGCAGCAGCGTCCGCGCACCACACCTGACGAGATCGTTCGCTGGGCCACCCCGGTGACGGCGTTTCAGCGCACCGCGACCCAGGACACCGTGCTCGGCGGCCAAGAGATCAAGAAGGGCCAGCGGATCGGATTGTTCTACAGCTCGGCCAATTTCGATGAAGACGCGTTCGAGAATCCGTTCACCTTCGACGTGCTGCGAAACCCGAACCCGCATGTCGGGTTCGGCGGCACCGGCACGCACTACTGCGTCGGCGCCAACCTGGCCCGGCTGCAGATCGACCTGATGTTCAACGCCATCGCCGACGTGATGCCGAACCTGCGGCAGGTCTCCGATCCGGTGCGGCTGCGCTCGGGCTGGCTGAACGGGATCAAGCGCTGGGAAGTCGAATACGCTTGAATCGACTGGTGCATCAATCCAAACCACGGGGCCGCTCGCCGGTGGTGAGCGACGCCGATATCCGGCGGGTCGCCAGCACGTTGCTGGTCGGGCAGGGGCCCGCCGCCGTCACCTTGCGCGCGATCGCGCGTGAGCTCGGTGTCACCGCTCCCGCGCTGTACCGGTACTACAAGTCGCTGGACGATCTGCTGGACAGGCTGCGCCTGGACTTCTGCGCCGATCTGGCCGGGGAGCTGACCACCGAGATCGCCACGCTGCCCGACGACGGAGCGGTGCAGTTCTTCGCCATCTGCCGTGGTTTCCGGCGCTGGGCGCTGGCACACACCAGGGAGTTCACCCTGGTGTTCGCCTCGCCCGGTGCCGACCGGGCGCTGCGCCGGTTCGATGAGCCGTTCGGCCGCATCTTCCTAGGTGCGGCGGGGAGGCTGCTGGCCACCTATGACATCGTCACCCCGCCCACCGATGTCATCCCGCCAGGACTGCGGGAGGATCTCTTGCATTTCCAGACCGAACTGCTCGCGGCCCTGTCCGAATCAGGCCAGAAGTTCCCGGCCGAGAAGCTCGATCTCGGGGTGACCTACCTGATGATCCAGATCTGGGCCAGACTCTACGGGCACGTCACGCTGGAGGTCTTCGGAAACTATCCGATCCCGCTGGCCAATCCGGAGATCCTGTTCGACGCCATGCTTGCCGACCTGGGACGGACGGCGGGCTTGATCGCGGGCTGAGCTCAGATGCGCGCGCCCTTGGCGCGGTTGCAGGAGCGGCACAGGATCTGGAGATTGGTCGCGCTGGTCGCTCCGCCGCGGCTGAGCGGGATGACATGGTCGAACTCCAGGTAATGTCCGTCGCCGCATTCGACACACTTGCCGCCATCACGCTGCCACACCTCGGCCTTGACCTCCTGCGGGATGCTGCGGGTGTCGCGCTGCCCGGGCGTGAGCACCAGGCGTTTGGCCACACGCAACGCGCCTTCCAGTGCGGCGGCGACGTAGTCGGGATCGGCGACGGCGAATGTCCCACCGCCACGGGACGAGGTGGCCGCGATCACCACCGTCTCCTGCTCCGCGTGCACGGAAATGATGCGGGACCACGGCATTTCGGTGCCTGCGCCGGCACCGACGAACCGCAGCTTCTTGTTGCTGCCGATCAGCCTGCCCTCGGTGAGCTTCGGGCCACGGGCGAGCTGACGCACGTGTGTCGCGGGCAGATCCACGTGCACCTTCTCCTCGGGGTCCAGGTGCAGGCCCGGCGTGCGGACCACCGGTAGAT
The DNA window shown above is from Nocardia sp. NBC_01730 and carries:
- a CDS encoding TetR/AcrR family transcriptional regulator yields the protein MHQSKPRGRSPVVSDADIRRVASTLLVGQGPAAVTLRAIARELGVTAPALYRYYKSLDDLLDRLRLDFCADLAGELTTEIATLPDDGAVQFFAICRGFRRWALAHTREFTLVFASPGADRALRRFDEPFGRIFLGAAGRLLATYDIVTPPTDVIPPGLREDLLHFQTELLAALSESGQKFPAEKLDLGVTYLMIQIWARLYGHVTLEVFGNYPIPLANPEILFDAMLADLGRTAGLIAG